Proteins found in one Bicyclus anynana chromosome 26, ilBicAnyn1.1, whole genome shotgun sequence genomic segment:
- the LOC112056210 gene encoding syndetin: MENRHAPPGVNSRSETAAQSAADLEVLREIEHVYFSPPAQFDAARYALEHAPTPPDCDAIHRMFTKLKRQQQVVSGKALHLISQQRDNCDREFAEIQNIREQLAQTLQTCREAREQLKTASNHLTISTFVILANVRKRQIIKSVLKSLELLRSLRSVEKDVADLLSKKEYFEAIDLILKSKKAAANNKEYTCIADLSTRLQDTLDMTEEKLDSVLASICHNFDEDVFKKLKKAYDLLGKTQAAMEQLHMHYSSAVNESAIEAVKPFLNEYTIELKFQEMCQSVPTNKAPMCLLNLCENLFRVMRSYYLLVNWHLKNEEIQPSSSVFDIEKNVSREYIKQKLKAGLIRIWHDVQAKVSIFLKSSGLEEFQFEKFIQMLGILRKLTQVAEIFCGDTSDLLQDFIKTQSVSYIKNYHRGRMEELKLFLENEGWEQCPVKATFNVLNLQEFKQFRKYLNPKSDIVKGPQSEATSSVPSQDDSVYISKYFTEKTSKTPFEIFRNANVTNDDIFGLEPESEGSDESDDEPDELRRDFVEDTDVQDFSNDIQSSPSKIKESVIVTNTTLSVLRNCGQYLQICRYLPQISLEVIMLMNQLFDYYFYAVHIFFTSDLDVASSTLYSTKLNLVLKRISNSINGGDDTKFECPSNPEHLDMISEANLHGLSERIVGVESVIFLAKQFELLQPYLESIVASHQQMILEHFRDNTLMVVEDLRMPVYMCSASKAVDARSALIAMSQVRWDVKNVAVEHSPYVDMIIRKIQVFALRLENVATRVTLNMRVVQSVWGMVSKFVVHLLVEGFSNATKCSNGGRGLMQLDYRQLFVKLEKISGLKPVPYQDYVDKYVKAYYLPRNELEIFVRDRTEYSNKHLLALVSCACENKRDRQALTAIIECRDAGS; the protein is encoded by the exons ATGGAGAACCGACACGCTCCTCCCGGAGTCAACTCACGGTCGGAGACTGCAGCCCAATCTGCTGCTGATTTGGAG GTGCTCCGTGAGATAGAGCATGTGTACTTCTCCCCGCCGGCACAGTTCGACGCGGCGCGCTACGCGCTGGAGCACGCGCCCACGCCGCCAGACTGCGACGCCATACACCGCATGTTCACCAAGCTGAAGCGGCAGCAGCAG gtgGTGTCAGGGAAAGCTCTCCATCTCATCTCCCAACAACGAGACAACTGCGACAGAGAGTTCGCAGAAATCCAGAACATTCGGGAACAACTCGCACAAACGTTACAAACTTGCAGAGAAGCGCGCGAACAGTTAAAAACAGCGTCAAACCACCTCACTATATCCACCTTTGTCATACTCGCTAACGTTAGAAAAAGACAGATAATCAAATCAGTGCTCAAATCTTTAGAATTACTGAGAAGTTTAAGGAGCGTTGAGAAAGATGTTGCAGATTTACTATCCAAAAAAGAATACTTCGAAGCCATTGACCTCATTTTGAAAAGCAAAAAGGCAGCTGCGAATAACAAGGAATATACTTGCATAGCAGATTTGAGTACAAGGTTACAGGACACTTTGGATATGACAGAGGAAAAGCTGGATTCAGTGCTAGCTAGTATATGTCATAATTTCGACGAGGATGTCTTTAAAAAGTTGAAGAAAGCCTACGATTTGTTGGGGAAGACTCAGGCTGCGATGGAGCAATTGCACATGCATTATTCCTCTGCAGTCAACGAATCGGCTATAGAAGCTGTCAAACCTTTCCTAAATGAGTATACTATAGAACTGAAATTCCAAGAGATGTGTCAATCGGTCCCCACAAACAAAGCACCCATGTGTCTCTTAAATCTATGCGAGAATCTATTCCGAGTAATGCGCAGCTACTATCTCTTGGTGAATTGGCATTTAAAGAATGAGGAAATACAGCCGAGCTCCAGCGTTTTCGACATCGAGAAAAATGTCAGCCGCGAATACATAAAGCAAAAATTAAAAGCCGGTTTGATAAGGATATGGCACGACGTACAGGCCAAAGTGTCGATATTCTTAAAAAGTTCCGGTCTTGAAGAGTTTCAGTTTGAgaaatttattcaaatgttGGGTATTCTGAGGAAGTTGACGCAAGTTGCGGAGATATTTTGCGGGGACACGTCAGATTTGCTGCAGGATTTCATAAAGACCCAATCTGTGTCATACATAAAGAACTATCACAGAGGCCGAATGGAGGAGCTAAAACTGTTTTTGGAAAACGAAGGATGGGAACAATGTCCGGTCAAAGCTACCTTCAATGTCCTAAACTTGCAAGAGTTTAAACAGTTTAGAAAGTATTTGAACCCCAAATCTGATATAGTCAAAGGACCCCAATCAGAAGCGACGTCTTCAGTCCCTTCCCAAGACGACAGCGTTTACATATCAAAGTATTTTACGGAAAAAACATCGAAAACGCCTTTCGAAATTTTTCGCAACGCAAACGTAACTAACGACGATATATTCGGTTTAGAACCAGAGTCGGAAGGCAGCGACGAATCCGACGACGAACCGGATGAGTTGCGACGAGATTTCGTCGAAGATACAGACGTCCAGGACTTTTCGAACGACATCCAGAGCAGTCCGTCGAAAATTAAGGAAAGCGTCATAGTCACTAACACAACGTTGTCTGTGCTCAGGAATTGCGGGCAATACCTACAAATATGTAGATATTTGCCGCAAATTTCGTTAGAAGTCATCATGTTAATGAATCAGCTATTCGATTACTATTTTTACGCCGTTCACATATTTTTCACCTCAGATTTAGATGTGGCATCGTCGACTTTATACAGTACAAAGTTGAATTTAGTTTTGAAAAGGATATCCAATAGCATTAATGGTGGGGACGATACTAAATTCGAATGCCCGAGTAATCCTGAACATTTAGACATGATTTCTGAAGCTAATCTACATGGTTTAAGCGAAAGAATAGTGGGTGTGGAAAGTGTTATATTTTTGGCAAAACAGTTCGAATTACTGCAACCTTATTTAGAATCTATAGTGGCGTCCCACCAACAGATGATTCTGGAACATTTTAGGGATAACACATTAATGGTTGTAGAAGATTTGAGAATGCCAGTGTATATGTGTTCTGCGTCTAAAGCTGTGGATGCCAGATCAGCTTTGATAGCCATGTCTCAAGTGCGATGGGATGTCAAAAACGTAGCAGTGGAACACAGCCCCTACGTAGACATGATAATACGGAAGATCCAAGTGTTTGCGTTGCGTTTAGAAAACGTGGCGACGAGGGTGACTTTAAATATGAGGGTAGTGCAATCAGTGTGGGGTATGGTGTCGAAATTCGTCGTCCATTTGTTAGTCGAAGGGTTTTCGAATGCGACGAAATGTTCGAACGGTGGTAGGGGTCTGATGCAGCTGGATTATAGGCAGTTGTTCGTCAAATTGGAGAAAATATCCGGTTTAAAACCTGTCCCCTACCAAGATTACGTGGATAAATACGTGAAAGCGTATTACTTGCCGCGAAACGAGTTGGAAATCTTCGTACGAGATCGTACCGAGTATTCTAACAAGCATTTGCTAGCGCTCGTCAGTTGTGCGTGCGAAAACAAAAGGGATAGACAAGCATTGACAGCTATTATTGAATGCAGAGATGCGGGtagttga